Part of the Pseudomonas sp. Leaf58 genome is shown below.
CACGGCCCCTGCGTGTTCTCCGTCTGCCTGCCTTTTACCTGTCGCCGCGCGTTGCCGTGGCGCCAGCCAGCGGAGAGCCCTGATGAGCGAAACCACCGAACGCGACGAACGCCACCTGGCGCGCATGCAGCGCAAGAAGGCGATCATCGACGAACGCATCGCCAATTCCCCTAACGAATGCGGCCTGCTGCTGGTGCTGACCGGCAATGGCAAGGGCAAGAGCAGCTCGGCCTTCGGCATGCTCGCGCGGGCCTTGGGCCATGGCATGCAGTGCGGTGTGGTGCAGTTCATCAAAGGCCGCAACAGCACCGGCGAAGAGCTGTTTTTCCGCCGCTTCCCAGAACAGGTGCGCTACCACGTGATGGGCGAGGGCTTTACCTGGGAAACCCAGGACCGCCAGCGGGACATCGCTGCCGCCGAAGCAGCCTGGGCGGTGTCGCGCCAGCTGCTGCAAGACCCGAGCGTGCAGTTCGTGGTGCTGGATGAGCTGAACATCGCCCTTAAGCACGGTTACCTCGACCTTGACCAGGTGTTGTCCGACATCCAGGCCCGCCCACCGATGCAGCACGTGATCGTTACCGGTCGTGCGGCCAAGCCAGAGATGATCGAGCTGGCCGATACGGTGACCGAGATGGGCATGCTCAAGCATGCCTTCCAGGCGGGCATCCGCGCACAGAAGGGCGTCGAACTGTGAGCCAGCCCCGTCATTGCCCTGCCGTCTTGATCGCGGCGCCGGCCTCTGGCCAGGGCAAGACCACCGTCACCGCCGCCCTGGCCCGCTTGCACCGCAACCTCGGGCGCAACGTGCGGGTGTTCAAGTGTGGGCCCGACTTTCTTGACCCGATGATCCTTGAGCGGGCCAGCGGCGCGCCGGTGTATCAGCTCGACCTGTGGATGATTGGTGCCGAGGAAAGCCGCCGCCTGCTGTGGGAAGCCGCGGGCGAAGCCGACCTGATCTTGATC
Proteins encoded:
- the cobO gene encoding cob(I)yrinic acid a,c-diamide adenosyltransferase encodes the protein MSETTERDERHLARMQRKKAIIDERIANSPNECGLLLVLTGNGKGKSSSAFGMLARALGHGMQCGVVQFIKGRNSTGEELFFRRFPEQVRYHVMGEGFTWETQDRQRDIAAAEAAWAVSRQLLQDPSVQFVVLDELNIALKHGYLDLDQVLSDIQARPPMQHVIVTGRAAKPEMIELADTVTEMGMLKHAFQAGIRAQKGVEL